One Pocillopora verrucosa isolate sample1 chromosome 10, ASM3666991v2, whole genome shotgun sequence genomic window carries:
- the LOC131772988 gene encoding cubilin: MEETFFLVLLLVNLALVVNWQGGQAQLIDDCGGLIEGRGSIIQTPNYPLNYPVDKVCAWVVKTEPGDKVVLTFETFALEDNSVCQYDYVIIRDGSTSKSPMIGKFCGTSRPATITSTGNFLWIGFRSDSSTTKQGFKAMWKAEKLSEKPPPGTEEKVTTPTMPTGCGGQMTGDGGNFTSPNYPESYSKNSECVWTIVVPLQDTIELTFHEFHLENSGSCNYDFVEVRQGSTRFSEIIGKFCASTIISPFNSTGDSLFIRLVTDGTVNEKGFWATWRRISHYIPANQTAQSSTTTKATPSIAPPEKCGGILNQENGEITSPGYPNQYPLNLDCIWVILAPSNQVIQVEFRSFQLERQSRCLYDYLEVRDGDRSDMPLLGKFCGDVVPSPVKSSQNAMYIKFHSDGLTPKRGFQLKWHAFEGQPLPPGPAPTSDGDPVCGGTFTKMSGVIKSPRYPKKYPEDVMCQWVIKLSPQYKIRLEFMYLQVEKSTSCQYDFVLVMDGLPTSPTTLGRFCGNSSKPVVDSTSSEMTVFFKSDMSVTDKGFEAYWYAHPVLGTKSPSTEVNVIEPCGGKRMRPSGDIFSPYYPAFSGAQGPVDCVWVISVYEGNKIAIGFNEFDLKSDDNCVTEYVELRDGPSETSRLLGRYCISAPMVVRGSTDTLWMRYYTIGTGSKGFEATWTTMKQTLKPMKPSGKPSTGSVPHPPKKCGDALGLESGEIKNKQLSSSSTWMGISTFGPQHARLNNSKWPQGWSADITDQNPWLKVTFQSDYVITGIATQGYGNPVFSEWIESYYLLWLDSKAGEVYYHEDGKVKVLDGNSDHNTIVRHMLKEPFISKEVKIQPRSWKGGVGLRLELYGCKFDECQEPLGIEDPDIIEDEQLTASSAWEDDHDKFGAQRGRLNLNRWPQGWTASVEDRSPWFQVNLKHPFIITRVATQGYGGSVDQWVEKYRVSWKNEEEVWRNYSVPRHVKTSAFLWKNKVFHGNKDRNSVISHTLWNTIKSSTLRFWPMVKRNFVSMRTELYGCMTDQSRSATECSTVGHRMSGESNPPSRKDCQWHVTSSKAESTVTLKFITFDFLKSDPSCMKDYVEIRNGLTKHAPLIGRYCGDKIPAPVQSSGNGLWVRYVVSGDIKTKVGMTYHDGPSKSSQGDEGKKGCGNLKYSVSPWESDGDLPKQWPGRWPWQVALLLMGQSVQQCGGALLAPRWVLTAAHCFKRFKQPLQWVIRAGEFDLAKKENSEQNIRAEKIYVHSSYIPSTNENDIALVYLERAAQLNDLVETICLPDEGELQLESKCAVAGWGFRPANVHHTSTPLRSQRVPVVSRQVCNGANAYGGLVKDNMICAGYEKGGEDNCYGDGGGPLMCQNSVGKWFVGGINSWGQGCGLPGKYSVYTYTERYRDWINRHMQAD, from the exons AtggaagaaacattttttctagTACTTCTGCTTGTCAATCTCGCCCTGGTGGTCAACTGGCAAG GTGGTCAAGCACAACTCATTG ATGACTGTGGCGGACTTATCGAAGGGAGAGGTAGTATCATACAGACACCAAATTATCCTTTGAACTACCCTGTGGATAAAGTTTGCGCATGGGTTGTTAAAACCGAACCGGGTGACAAAGTCGTGCTTACTTTTGAAACGTTTGCCCTGGAAGACAACTCTGTTTGCCAATACGATTACGTTATTATAAGGGATGGTTCGACCTCCAAAAGCCCTATGATTGGGAAGTTTTGCGGCACAAGCAGACCAGCCACCATTACCTCTACGGGCAATTTCCTTTGGATTGGTTTCCGATCAGATTCGTCCACTACCAAACAGGGCTTCAAAGCAATGTGGAAGGCAGAAAAGCTTTCCGAAAAGCCACCACCAGGTACCGAAGAAAAAGTGACTACGCCTACTATGCCTACAG GATGCGGCGGCCAAATGACTGGTGATGGTGGGAATTTTACATCACCCAACTATCCTGAATCGTACTCAAAGAACAGCGAGTGTGTGTGGACAATAGTTGTGCCTCTCCAAGACACGATTGAGCTTACTTTTCACGAATTTCATTTAGAAAATTCCGGAAGTTGTAATTATGACTTTGTCGAAGTTAGACAAGGTAGCACTCGCTTCTCTGAAATAATTGGAAAATTCTGCGCAAGTACGATCATTTCACCTTTCAATTCAACTGGAGATTCCCTTTTTATAAGACTTGTCACTGATGGAACAGTCAATGAGAAGGGTTTTTGGGCTACATGGAGAAGGATATCTCATTACATTCCTGCAAATCAAACGGCTCAGTCGTCCACAACCACCAAAGCTACACCTTCAATTGCACCGCCTGAAA AGTGCGGAGGAATTTTGAATCAAGAAAACGGTGAAATAACCAGCCCAGGTTACCCCAACCAATATCCACTAAACCTAGATTGCATTTGGGTAATTTTGGCGCCAAGTAATCAGGTCATCCAGGTAGAATTCAGATCATTTCAACTCGAAAGACAATCCAGATGCCTGTATGACTATTTGGAGGTCAGGGATGGCGATAGATCAGACATGCCCTTGCTTGGGAAATTCTGTGGAGATGTAGTTCCTTCCCCTGTCAAATCTTCTCAAAACGCAATGTACATAAAGTTTCACTCAGACGGTTTAACTCCAAAACGAGGATTTCAGCTTAAATGGCACGCTTTTGAAGGACAGCCGCTACCACCTGGGCCTGCACCGACGTCAGATGGGGACCCCG TTTGTGGTGGTACTTTCACAAAAATGTCTGGCGTTATAAAGAGCCCTCGCTATCCCAAAAAGTATCCAGAGGATGTAATGTGTCAGTGGGTCATAAAACTATCACCACAATACAAAATACGCTTAGAGTTCATGTACTTGCAAGTGGAGAAGAGCACAAGCTGCCAGTATGATTTTGTGCTCGTTATGGATGGCCTTCCGACTTCTCCAACTACTCTCGGGAGATTTTGTGGCAACTCAAGCAAGCCGGTGGTAGACTCTACATCCAGTGAAATGACCGTTTTCTTTAAGTCTGATATGAGCGTGACAGACAAAGGATTTGAGGCATACTGGTATGCCCATCCAGTTCTAGGCACTAAATCTCCGTCAACCGAAGTAAACGTGATTG AGCCGTGCGGTGGAAAACGTATGCGTCCAAGTGGTGACATCTTCTCACCATACTACCCTGCCTTCTCTGGTGCCCAAGGGCCTGTTGACTGTGTATGGGTTATATCTGTATacgaaggaaacaaaattgcCATTGGTTTTAACGAATTTGATCTGAAAAGTGACGATAACTGTGTTACGGAGTACGTGGAATTGAGGGACGGGCCATCAGAGACGTCTCGTCTGCTAGGACGCTATTGCATTTCTGCACCGATGGTGGTGCGAGGTTCTACGGATACATTATGGATGCGTTATTATACAATTGGAACGGGAAGTAAGGGTTTTGAAGCAACGTGGACTACTATGAAGCAAACATTAAAACCTATGAAACCTAGTGGGAAGCCTTCGACGGGATCTGTTCCTCATCCACCAA AAAAATGCGGCGATGCACTAGGTCTTGAATccggtgaaataaaaaataaacagctgtCATCATCTTCCACGTGGATGGGCATAAGCACCTTTGGTCCGCAGCATGCAAGACTCAATAACAGTAAGTGGCCCCAAGGCTGGAGTGCTGATATAACTGACCAAAATCCTTGGCTCAAAGTCACGTTTCAATCGGATTATGTAATTACTGGCATTGCAACGCAAGGTTATGGTAATCCAGTTTTCAGTGAATGGATTGAGAGCTATTATTTGCTTTGGCTTGACAGCAAGGCTGGAGAGGTGTATTATCACGAAGATGGAAAAGTGAAG GTTTTAGATGGTAATAGTGATCACAACACGATTGTACGCCATATGCTGAAGGAACCCTTCATTTCTAAAGAAGTGAAAATCCAACCAAGAAGTTGGAAAGGTGGTGTGGGCTTGCGATTAGAACTCTATGGATGTAAATTTG ACGAATGTCAAGAGCCTCTTGGGATAGAAGACCCGGACATTATTGAAGACGAACAGCTAACAGCCTCTTCCGCTTGGGAGGATGATCATGACAAGTTCGGTGCCCAGAGAGGAAGGCTCAATTTGAATCGCTGGCCTCAAGGTTGGACGGCAAGCGTAGAGGATCGTTCCCCTTGGTTTCAAGTAAACTTGAAGCACCCTTTTATAATAACGCGGGTGGCAACACAAGGCTATGGAGGATCCGTTGATCAGTGGGTGGAGAAGTACCGAGTGTCATggaaaaatgaagaagaagttTGGCGTAATTATTCCGTTCCTCGTCATGTGAAGACTTCAGCCTTCCTTTGGAAGAACAAG GTATTTCATGGAAATAAAGACAGGAATTCAGTGATATCTCACACTCTATGGAACACCATTAAGTCAAGCACGCTCCGATTTTGGCCAATGGTTAAACGTAACTTTGTTTCTATGCGAACAGAATTGTACGGGTGTATGACAG ACCAATCGCGATCCGCAACCGAGTGCTCAACAGTTGGCCATCGTATGAGTGGTGAATCAAATCCGCCCAGCAGAAAAGATTGCCAGTGGCATGTCACTTCTTCAAAGGCGGAGAGCACAGTAACGCTGAAGTTTATAACCTTTGATTTCTTAAAAAGCGATCCTTCATGTATGAAAGACTACGTTGAAATCAGAAACGGCCTTACTAAACACGCTCCTCTGATAGGAAGGTATTGCGGAGACAAGATACCTGCTCCCGTGCAATCCTCGGGAAACGGTCTCTGGGTGCGTTATGTGGTGTCAGGTGATATAAAAACCAAAGTTGGCATGACTTATCACGACGGTCCCTCTAAGTCTTCTCAGGGTGATGAAGGGAAGAAAG GATGCGGTAATCTAAAATATTCTGTCTCTCCGTGGGAGTCCGATGGAGATTTACCAAAGCAGTGGCCTGGCCGATGGCCCTGGCAGGTAGCTCTTCTGCTTATGGGACAATCTGTTCAGCAGTGTGGCGGCGCTCTCCTTGCTCCTCGATGGGTACTCACCGCAGCCCATTGCTTCAAGAG GTTTAAACAACCTCTTCAGTGGGTCATACGGGCTGGAGAGTTTGATCTcgcgaaaaaggaaaattctgagCAAAATATACGAgcagaaaaaatatatgttcatTCATCATATATCCCGTCAACAAACGAGAATGATATCGCTCTGGTATACCTTGAGCGAGCAGCACAATTGAACGATTTGGTGGAAACGATATGTCTACCGGATGAAGGAGAGCTACAGCTCGAGAGCAAGTGCGCTGTAGCAGGTTGGGGTTTTAGGCCGGCCAACGTCCATCATACATCTACCCCGCTCAGGTCCCAAAGAGTGCCCGTTGTTTCCCGCCAGGTCTGTAACGGAGCCAATGCATACGGTGGTCTTGTGAAAGATAATATGATTTGTGCAGGGTATGAGAAGGGTGGCGAAGACAACTGTTACGGAGATGGCGGAGGCCCTCTCATGTGCCAGAATTCGGTAGGAAAGTGGTTTGTTGGTGGAATTAATAGCTGGGGACAAGGCTGCGGACTGCCTGGCAAATATAGTGTGTACACCTATACGGAGAGGTATCGTGACTGGATAAACCGTCATATGCAAGCAGACTAA
- the LOC131773017 gene encoding death-associated protein kinase 1 yields MLQLSPVHNLNTFFRLGIHCLVQAINRVHVFGEKFISEVAVMATTKWKLILFIVTIMYIFFKVLQKTREELKATEEVILITRLFQMIKNTQKPGVTTDIISLIEKHKIDVNRKHPKSESGLTLFLCACLSGDNCLILYMLNKGADINSNTSCKDSALHLASFFCGTQKVSNCLGVITSLFEAGCDINSQNWVGNTPLTIAASSGNCNLVQHLISLGADKSLCTNDGIYPMDFAINSGHLDAANLLAIAVPNPHVWDIVEPHTPPRVKLGLQSPCKQHLVNSSFRRSRMDFTKKQQHTAPSMIRC; encoded by the exons ATGCTTCAACTGAGCCCTGTTCACAACTTGAACACTTTTTTCCGACTTGGTATCCATTGTCTGGTTCAAGCTATCAACAGAGTTCATGTGTTTGGAGAGAAATTCATCAGTGAGGTAGCTGTTATGGCAACAACAAAATGGAAGCTGATCTTGTTCATTGTTACAATAATGTACATTTTCTTCAAAGTACTGCAAAAGACAC GTGAGGAGCTCAAGGCTACTGAGGAAGTAATTCTTATCACAAGATTATTTCAAATGATCAAG AACACGCAAAAGCCTGGAGTTACTACAGATATTATATCACTCATAGAAAAGCACAAGATTGATGTGAACAGGAAACACCCTAAATCAGAGTCTGGCCTAACTTTGTTTTTG TGTGCCTGTTTGAGTGGGGACAATTGCCTTATTTTATACATGTTGAATAAAG GAGCTGATATAAATTCAAATACTTCATGCAAGGATAGTGCCCTTCATCTCGCTAGCTTTTTTTGTGGCACACAGAAGGTCTCAAACTGTCTTGGAGTTATAACCTCCTTGTTTGAAGCAG GGTGCGACATAAATTCTCAAAACTGGGTTGGTAATACTCCTCTGACTATTGCTGCATCCTCCGGGAATTGTAACCTCGTGCAACACCTGATATCTCTAG GTGCAGATAAGAGTCTTTGTACAAACGACGGAATCTACCCCATGGACTTTGCAATAAATAGTG GTCATCTTGATGCAGCAAATTTGCTGGCTATTGCCGTTCCAAATCCTCATGTTTGGGACATCGTTGAACCCCATACTCCCCCAAGAGTTAAGCTTGGTCTTCAGAGTCCTTGCAAGCAGCATCTGGTGAATTCTTCATTTCGAAGGAGTCGCATGGACTTCACTAAGAAGCAACAACATACTGCACCAAGTATGATACGTTGTTAA